A single region of the Pirellulales bacterium genome encodes:
- a CDS encoding CPBP family intramembrane glutamic endopeptidase: MSMAGATPDRDFTTKFATESLPSSPLTLRHSPPFVLETLFGNTCSWPQASGYYWQQSRRPLTCLAFVAPLLLLYEGGVLFLGSQAVRNGADVWLRQLLDLMGFGQYFLLPVLTVGILLGWHHAARQPWRTVPGVLYAMFAECLLLALALLVIARLQGAFLSMFLPAQTDWPVAASVISDTLATAGRLVSFFGAGIYEEVLFRLMLLPLAAWVLRWAGCNSRQALVGAVVLTSLLFSAAHYIGPHGQPLDLSTFMFRFVAGAFFAALFVYRGFGIAAGSHAFYDILVGLCLAA; this comes from the coding sequence ATGAGCATGGCCGGCGCGACTCCCGATCGCGACTTCACCACGAAGTTTGCCACCGAGAGCCTTCCTTCCTCGCCCCTCACCCTTCGTCACTCTCCGCCCTTCGTGCTCGAGACGCTCTTCGGCAACACGTGCTCCTGGCCTCAGGCAAGCGGATACTATTGGCAACAGTCCCGGCGGCCGTTGACCTGCCTGGCGTTCGTCGCGCCGCTGCTGCTCCTTTACGAAGGGGGAGTGCTCTTTCTCGGCTCTCAGGCGGTGCGCAACGGGGCCGACGTCTGGCTCCGCCAATTGCTCGATCTGATGGGCTTCGGGCAGTATTTCCTGTTGCCGGTTTTGACCGTGGGCATCTTGCTCGGATGGCACCACGCTGCCCGGCAGCCATGGCGGACCGTGCCAGGGGTGCTCTATGCCATGTTCGCGGAATGCCTGCTGCTGGCGCTGGCGCTGCTGGTTATCGCCCGGCTGCAAGGCGCGTTTCTATCGATGTTTCTGCCGGCCCAGACCGATTGGCCGGTCGCGGCCTCGGTCATCTCGGACACGCTCGCTACGGCCGGAAGGCTGGTCAGCTTTTTCGGCGCCGGAATCTATGAGGAAGTGCTCTTCCGCCTGATGCTCTTGCCGTTGGCGGCTTGGGTGCTGAGATGGGCCGGATGCAATTCGCGGCAAGCGCTCGTGGGAGCGGTCGTGCTGACGAGCCTGCTCTTCTCGGCGGCCCACTACATCGGCCCACACGGCCAGCCGCTCGACCTCTCGACGTTTATGTTCCGCTTCGTGGCGGGCGCGTTTTTCGCCGCACTATTTGTCTACCGTGGCTTCGGTATCGCGGCTGGAAGCCATGCCTTCTACGACATCCTTGTCGGGCTATGCCTGGCGGCGTAG
- a CDS encoding PA0069 family radical SAM protein, whose protein sequence is MNHSFRAAPAGRGSHINPPNRFDKVHSEPDLEQCEHDDELLAELDRPPTEYIPDQSKSVISENDSPDISFRFSLNPYRGCAHGCSYCYARPTHEYLGLSAGLDFETKVFVKHNAPALLREFLCRPAWQAETIVMSGVTDAYQPAEREFRITRGCLEVLLEARQPVGIVTKNALITRDLDILRQMAALGTVHVAMSVTTLDAELARTMEPRTSTPAARLRAISALAAAGVPVRVMTAPIIPGLNDREIPALLKAGAEAGATASAYTLVRLPLTVKPVFLEWLDRALPTSRERIEHLIRATHDGKLSNSEFGQRMRGKGEIAEQIRRVFHVFAARYKLANDLPEYNRTAFRPPQTANGQMQLF, encoded by the coding sequence ATGAACCATTCCTTTCGAGCGGCGCCGGCGGGTCGCGGGTCGCACATCAATCCGCCGAATAGGTTCGATAAGGTGCATTCCGAGCCGGACTTGGAGCAATGCGAGCATGATGATGAGCTGCTTGCGGAACTCGATCGGCCGCCGACGGAGTATATTCCGGATCAGTCCAAGTCGGTCATTTCGGAGAACGACAGCCCGGACATTTCGTTCCGCTTTAGCCTGAATCCGTATCGCGGCTGCGCTCATGGCTGCTCTTATTGCTATGCTCGGCCGACGCACGAATACCTCGGCTTGAGCGCCGGCTTGGATTTCGAGACGAAGGTGTTCGTCAAGCACAATGCGCCGGCGCTACTCCGCGAATTCCTTTGCCGCCCGGCGTGGCAGGCCGAAACGATTGTCATGTCCGGCGTGACCGACGCTTACCAACCGGCCGAGCGTGAATTTCGAATCACGCGCGGTTGCCTGGAAGTGCTGCTGGAAGCCCGCCAGCCGGTCGGGATCGTCACGAAGAACGCACTCATCACGCGCGACCTCGATATCCTGCGCCAAATGGCGGCGCTCGGGACGGTTCACGTCGCGATGAGCGTTACGACGCTCGACGCCGAGTTGGCCCGCACGATGGAACCGCGCACGAGCACCCCCGCGGCGCGGCTTCGAGCGATTTCGGCGCTTGCCGCGGCGGGCGTGCCGGTGCGCGTGATGACGGCCCCGATCATCCCGGGGCTGAACGACCGCGAGATCCCGGCTCTGTTGAAAGCCGGCGCCGAGGCTGGCGCCACGGCCTCCGCATATACGCTCGTCCGCCTGCCGCTGACCGTGAAGCCGGTGTTTCTCGAATGGCTGGATCGCGCGCTCCCCACGAGCCGCGAGCGGATCGAGCACTTGATCCGGGCGACGCACGATGGGAAGCTGAGTAACTCAGAATTCGGTCAGCGGATGCGCGGCAAAGGCGAGATCGCCGAGCAGATCCGGCGCGTCTTCCATGTGTTCGCGGCGCGCTACAAGCTCGCCAACGATCTGCCCGAATACAACCGCACGGCCTTCCGCCCGCCGCAGACGGCCAATGGACAAATGCAATTGTTTTGA
- a CDS encoding BON domain-containing protein, translating to MSPIDFQIQNALEQNSFFSAHKLRFETSQGRVTLRGTVRSYYHKQMAQESLRNLAGVEEIENRLEVSWA from the coding sequence ATGTCTCCGATCGATTTTCAAATCCAAAACGCACTTGAGCAGAACTCCTTTTTCTCCGCCCACAAACTGCGATTCGAAACGAGCCAGGGGCGCGTGACATTGCGCGGCACGGTGCGGTCGTATTATCACAAACAGATGGCGCAGGAGTCACTGCGCAACCTGGCGGGAGTCGAAGAGATCGAAAACCGTCTTGAAGTGAGCTGGGCGTAG
- a CDS encoding YggS family pyridoxal phosphate-dependent enzyme, with amino-acid sequence MTRITDNLAEIRQRIAAAAARSGRPAEAVKLVAVTKHVEPSIVRELVAAGCRELGESRPQELWNKARELADLPIHWHMIGHLQRNKVERTLPIVSLIHSVDSRRVVAAIDETAQSLGRTVPILIEVNISGDRSKHGFQADEMAAALPDIIAPGHVRICGLMAMAGREGDAGAARRDFAHLRELRDRMRRSLPDGASLDELSMGMSGDFEAAIEEGATIVRIGSALFEGVAP; translated from the coding sequence GTGACGCGAATTACAGACAATCTGGCGGAAATCCGGCAGCGCATCGCCGCAGCCGCGGCGCGGAGCGGGCGTCCAGCCGAGGCCGTCAAGCTGGTGGCCGTGACTAAACACGTCGAGCCGTCAATAGTGCGCGAATTAGTCGCCGCCGGCTGTCGTGAACTGGGGGAAAGCCGGCCGCAAGAGCTGTGGAACAAGGCACGCGAGTTGGCCGATCTGCCGATCCACTGGCACATGATTGGTCACTTGCAGCGAAACAAAGTCGAGCGGACGCTGCCGATCGTGTCGCTCATCCATTCCGTCGATAGCCGGCGCGTGGTCGCGGCTATCGATGAAACGGCGCAATCGCTCGGCCGGACGGTCCCGATCTTGATTGAGGTGAATATCTCCGGCGACCGCTCCAAGCATGGCTTCCAGGCTGATGAAATGGCCGCAGCGCTGCCGGATATTATCGCGCCGGGCCACGTGCGGATTTGCGGGCTGATGGCGATGGCCGGCCGCGAAGGAGATGCAGGCGCCGCCCGCCGCGATTTCGCCCATTTGCGGGAACTGCGCGATCGGATGCGGCGATCGCTGCCCGACGGAGCGTCGCTCGACGAACTATCGATGGGAATGAGCGGCGATTTCGAGGCGGCGATCGAGGAAGGAGCGACGATTGTGCGCATCGGTTCGGCGCTTTTCGAGGGAGTGGCTCCATGA
- a CDS encoding replication-associated recombination protein A, with protein MSLFEAAETENLRQAQPLAARMRPATLEEFVGQQHFLGEGKLLRRLLAADRLGSVIFYGPPGTGKTTLANLLAAASRSQFRQVSAVTSGVKEIRQILDEARDRLAASGQKTLLFIDEIHRFNRAQQDVLLPDVEEGIVILAGATTQNPFFAINSALVSRSRVFEFKRLSIDEIKTVIRRVLADRERGLGKEDVRLHDDALEFLAQVSDGDARRALSALEVGVLSSSERPLDFTRALAEESVQRKAVEYDKLGDAHYDSASALIKSIRGSDPDAALYWLARMLEGGEDVRFLARRIVILASEDVGNADPQALPLAVAAMQACEFVGLPECQLTLAQAVTYLACAPKSNAATIGIGEALTDVREGRLLPVPVHLRDKSYSGAKRLGHGTGYEYAHNAEDAVAAQDYLGVEREYYRPVARGFEQELAKRLETIRAKLRAGRSSA; from the coding sequence ATGTCTCTCTTTGAAGCTGCAGAAACTGAGAATCTTCGTCAGGCCCAGCCGCTCGCGGCGCGGATGCGGCCGGCGACGCTCGAAGAGTTTGTCGGCCAGCAGCATTTTCTTGGCGAGGGGAAGCTGCTCCGGCGGCTGCTGGCGGCCGATCGTCTCGGGTCGGTGATCTTCTACGGCCCGCCGGGGACGGGAAAGACGACGCTCGCCAACCTGTTGGCCGCGGCGAGCCGCAGTCAGTTCCGCCAGGTGAGCGCGGTAACCAGTGGGGTGAAGGAAATCCGCCAGATCTTGGACGAAGCCCGAGACCGGCTCGCGGCGAGCGGGCAGAAAACGCTCCTGTTCATCGACGAAATCCACCGCTTCAATCGGGCGCAGCAAGATGTGCTGCTCCCTGACGTGGAGGAAGGGATCGTGATTCTGGCAGGCGCGACAACGCAGAACCCATTCTTCGCCATCAATAGCGCACTGGTCAGCCGCAGCCGCGTGTTCGAGTTCAAGCGGCTCTCGATCGACGAGATCAAGACGGTGATTCGCCGAGTGCTTGCCGATCGGGAGCGAGGCTTGGGAAAAGAGGACGTGCGTTTGCACGACGACGCGCTCGAATTTCTCGCTCAAGTGAGCGATGGCGACGCGCGTCGAGCGCTCAGCGCGCTGGAGGTTGGCGTCCTGTCAAGTTCCGAGCGGCCGCTCGATTTCACGCGGGCGCTGGCCGAGGAATCGGTGCAGCGCAAGGCGGTCGAGTACGACAAGCTGGGCGACGCCCATTACGACTCGGCCAGCGCCCTGATCAAGAGCATCCGCGGCAGCGATCCGGACGCCGCCCTGTATTGGCTTGCGCGAATGCTCGAAGGCGGCGAGGACGTGCGGTTTCTCGCCCGGCGGATCGTGATCCTGGCGAGCGAAGACGTGGGAAACGCCGATCCGCAGGCGCTTCCGTTGGCGGTAGCGGCGATGCAGGCCTGCGAGTTCGTCGGTTTGCCGGAATGCCAGTTAACGCTCGCCCAGGCGGTCACTTATCTCGCTTGCGCGCCCAAGAGCAATGCGGCCACGATCGGTATCGGCGAGGCCCTGACCGACGTTCGCGAGGGGCGGCTCTTGCCGGTGCCCGTTCACCTCCGTGACAAGAGCTATTCGGGGGCAAAGCGCCTAGGACACGGCACCGGCTACGAATACGCCCACAACGCCGAAGACGCCGTCGCCGCGCAAGATTATCTCGGCGTCGAACGCGAATACTACCGGCCGGTGGCGCGCGGATTCGAGCAGGAATTAGCGAAGCGATTGGAAACGATTCGAGCGAAGCTGCGCGCGGGACGCTCTTCCGCCTGA
- a CDS encoding iron-sulfur cluster assembly accessory protein, which yields MAVTLTERAAKEVKKIMDDQKMAPELMLRIGVAGGGCSGFQYALGFDDKFDAKADAKREYHGVTIIVDKKSDLYLDGTTVDFYEDISRRGFTFDNPNAVKSCGCGSSFQA from the coding sequence ATGGCAGTGACGCTGACTGAACGGGCCGCCAAGGAAGTCAAGAAAATCATGGACGACCAGAAGATGGCCCCTGAATTGATGCTGCGGATCGGAGTTGCCGGTGGCGGTTGCAGCGGTTTTCAATACGCGCTGGGTTTCGACGACAAGTTCGATGCAAAGGCCGATGCAAAGCGCGAATACCACGGCGTGACCATCATCGTGGATAAGAAGAGCGATCTCTACCTCGACGGCACGACTGTTGACTTCTATGAAGACATCAGCCGCCGCGGGTTCACGTTCGACAATCCGAACGCCGTGAAGAGTTGCGGTTGCGGCAGCTCATTCCAGGCGTGA
- the alaS gene encoding alanine--tRNA ligase, which yields MKTDELREKYLSFFESKGSRRRPSDVLVPRWDPSVLFTPAGMNQFKDHFLGKVKLEFTRATTCQKCLRTGDIDNVGRTAYHHTFFEMLGNFSFGDYFKREAIHWAWEFVTDRKWLGIPADRLTVSVYLDDDEAYNIWYKEIKLTPDCIQRFGENDNFWPANSPSQGPDGVCGPCSEIFYHPPTGGEVEIWNLVFTQFNRVGDPPDNLRPLPSKNIDTGMGLERTASMLQGVDTNYHIDILRPIVEAAGEVCGMKYDPQSENGRRLRRITDHVRACTFAVHEEVYPGSEKQKYVVRRLLRRAVLDGHQMGVHKPFLHQLVPVVARMMKQPYPELTDTVDRVARVIKTEEQNFLSTIDGGLDRIKRLFDATRQSGRAMVSGHEAAELYTTHGFPPELLETLAAEHNFTFDWTGFQSEMDEHGKKSGGGARKELFKTGPLDPLKKAMSGTQFLGYETVEAEGKVVGILAQDHLVETIGEDGHERPIKIVLDRTPFYGESGGQVGDTGELDGPGVRFEVLDTQKEDGFILHVGHLRKGRLQLGAAVTARVNVARRTGIRRAHSATHVLHYALQKYLGGHAQQQGSKVDNDWLRFDFANPSSVATETLARIEAEVNERVVAADPVGWTNLPIAEARKAGAMMLFGEKYPDVVRMVSMGGFSKELCGGTHVDNTGQIGLFHIVGEESVSAGTRRITAVTGQGALERLRQAEEALAETAAALRVPVGEVPARAAALVKEVRELKKQLSAGPRAAEFSAEKLLADAGRIGDVPIVVAETPGADAQGMRQLIDQLRKKTSPIAVMLASHDDEKVTIVAGITHDLEERGLNSGQWIRSAAEVVGGKGGGRADMAQAGGRHPEKLAEALAAARVEIGKLLQPA from the coding sequence ATGAAAACCGACGAATTGCGCGAAAAGTACCTCTCGTTCTTCGAGAGCAAAGGGAGCCGCCGCCGGCCGAGCGACGTGCTCGTGCCCCGCTGGGACCCCTCGGTGCTCTTCACCCCGGCCGGGATGAACCAGTTCAAGGACCATTTTCTCGGCAAAGTCAAGCTGGAATTCACTCGCGCCACCACCTGCCAGAAATGCTTGCGGACCGGCGATATCGACAACGTCGGCAGGACGGCATACCACCACACGTTCTTCGAAATGCTGGGCAATTTCAGCTTCGGCGACTATTTCAAGCGCGAGGCGATCCATTGGGCCTGGGAATTCGTCACCGATCGCAAATGGCTCGGCATCCCAGCCGATCGGCTCACGGTGTCGGTCTATCTCGACGACGACGAGGCCTACAACATCTGGTACAAGGAAATCAAGCTCACGCCCGATTGCATCCAGCGGTTCGGCGAGAACGATAACTTCTGGCCGGCCAATTCTCCGAGCCAGGGCCCCGACGGTGTCTGCGGGCCGTGCAGCGAAATCTTCTACCATCCGCCGACGGGGGGCGAAGTCGAAATCTGGAACCTCGTGTTCACGCAGTTCAATCGTGTCGGCGATCCGCCCGATAACCTTCGCCCGCTGCCAAGCAAGAATATCGACACGGGCATGGGCCTGGAGCGCACGGCGTCGATGCTGCAAGGAGTCGATACCAACTACCACATCGATATTCTGCGGCCAATCGTCGAGGCGGCCGGCGAAGTCTGCGGAATGAAATACGACCCGCAGAGCGAAAACGGCCGCCGCTTGCGGCGGATCACGGACCACGTGCGGGCTTGCACCTTCGCCGTGCATGAAGAGGTTTATCCCGGCAGCGAGAAGCAGAAATACGTCGTCCGCCGGCTATTGCGGCGAGCCGTGCTCGATGGGCATCAGATGGGCGTTCACAAGCCGTTCCTGCATCAGCTCGTGCCGGTCGTCGCTCGGATGATGAAGCAGCCGTATCCAGAGTTGACCGACACAGTCGATCGCGTCGCGAGGGTCATCAAGACTGAAGAGCAGAATTTCCTCTCGACGATCGACGGCGGACTGGACAGGATCAAACGGCTTTTTGACGCCACGCGGCAGAGTGGCCGGGCGATGGTCTCCGGCCACGAGGCAGCCGAGCTATATACGACGCACGGCTTCCCGCCCGAGCTGCTCGAGACGCTCGCGGCAGAGCACAACTTCACCTTCGATTGGACGGGGTTTCAGAGCGAGATGGATGAGCACGGCAAGAAATCCGGCGGCGGCGCTCGCAAAGAGCTATTCAAGACCGGGCCGCTCGATCCGCTCAAGAAAGCGATGAGCGGCACGCAGTTCCTGGGCTATGAAACGGTCGAGGCCGAGGGAAAGGTCGTCGGCATCCTGGCGCAAGACCATCTCGTGGAAACGATCGGCGAAGATGGCCACGAGCGGCCGATCAAAATCGTGCTTGACCGCACGCCGTTTTATGGCGAAAGCGGCGGCCAAGTCGGCGACACGGGCGAGTTGGACGGTCCCGGAGTTCGCTTCGAGGTGCTCGACACGCAAAAGGAGGACGGCTTCATCTTGCACGTCGGCCATCTCCGCAAGGGGCGCTTGCAACTCGGCGCCGCCGTGACCGCGCGCGTGAATGTCGCCCGGCGGACTGGCATTCGCCGCGCGCATTCCGCCACGCACGTCCTGCACTACGCGCTGCAAAAATACCTCGGCGGCCATGCCCAGCAACAAGGATCGAAAGTGGATAACGATTGGCTGCGGTTCGATTTCGCCAATCCGTCGTCGGTGGCGACGGAGACGCTCGCGCGCATCGAGGCGGAAGTGAACGAACGCGTCGTCGCGGCCGATCCGGTGGGTTGGACGAACTTGCCGATTGCCGAAGCCCGCAAGGCCGGTGCCATGATGCTCTTCGGCGAAAAATATCCGGACGTCGTGCGAATGGTCTCGATGGGCGGGTTCAGCAAGGAACTCTGCGGCGGCACGCACGTGGACAACACCGGGCAGATCGGCCTGTTTCATATCGTCGGCGAGGAAAGCGTTTCTGCCGGCACGCGACGGATCACGGCCGTAACGGGCCAGGGAGCGCTCGAGCGGCTCCGGCAGGCGGAAGAGGCGCTCGCGGAAACGGCCGCGGCCCTGCGCGTGCCGGTCGGCGAGGTGCCCGCCCGCGCGGCCGCGCTGGTGAAAGAAGTGCGCGAGTTGAAGAAGCAGCTTTCCGCCGGCCCGCGAGCCGCGGAATTCTCCGCCGAAAAGCTATTGGCCGACGCGGGCCGAATCGGCGACGTGCCGATCGTCGTCGCCGAAACTCCCGGCGCCGATGCTCAAGGTATGCGGCAGTTGATCGATCAATTGCGAAAAAAGACCAGCCCGATCGCTGTCATGCTGGCCAGCCACGATGACGAAAAAGTGACGATCGTTGCCGGAATCACCCACGACCTGGAAGAGCGCGGCTTGAACTCGGGGCAATGGATCCGTTCGGCCGCCGAGGTCGTCGGCGGCAAAGGTGGCGGCCGCGCCGACATGGCCCAAGCCGGCGGCCGTCATCCCGAAAAGCTCGCCGAAGCGCTGGCCGCCGCGCGAGTCGAGATCGGAAAGCTCCTTCAACCGGCGTGA
- a CDS encoding STAS domain-containing protein — protein MLDTSSGLKLDVERGPDWIFIRVNPPDGMWDDAPPLAEAIWAILEQSFVYRVVLELDQIRLLRSCVIGQLVMLAKRVHAHDGLLRVCGLSPHNHEVLLASRLNAVLPNYRDREEAVMASRPHPR, from the coding sequence ATGTTGGATACCTCATCGGGTCTGAAATTGGACGTCGAACGGGGTCCGGACTGGATATTTATTCGGGTGAATCCGCCGGACGGAATGTGGGACGATGCCCCGCCGTTGGCCGAGGCCATCTGGGCCATCTTGGAGCAGAGCTTTGTCTATCGAGTCGTGCTGGAACTCGATCAGATTCGGCTGCTCCGCAGTTGCGTCATCGGGCAATTGGTGATGTTGGCCAAACGGGTCCACGCCCACGACGGATTGCTTCGCGTTTGCGGTCTTTCGCCGCACAACCACGAAGTGCTGTTGGCCAGCCGCTTGAACGCGGTCTTGCCGAACTATCGCGACCGCGAAGAAGCGGTCATGGCCTCGCGACCGCATCCGCGGTGA
- the glyA gene encoding serine hydroxymethyltransferase has protein sequence MNLIEQEDPQVWVAIEDEIDRQQDGLEMIASENYTSPAIMQAAGSVLTNKYAEGYPGRRYYGGCEHVDVVENLARDRAKQLFGAEHVNVQPHSGSQANMAVYMTAVQPGDTVLGLDLAHGGHLTHGMKLNVSGILYHFVSYGVTRDTHRIDFDQVARLAREHKPKLIVAGASAYPREIPHGRFAEIAREIGAKLFVDMAHYAGLVAAGLHDNPVPVADFVTTTTHKTLRGPRGGMAMCKTDSAKDLDRSVFPGIQGGPLMHIVAAKAICFGEALKPEFREYARRVIDNARVLAETLASGGLRLMSGGTDNHLMLVDVTPLGIAGKLAEETLGHCGITVNKNMIPYDERKPLDPSGIRIGTPALTTRGMGAGEMRTIGGWILKALKSPSDKHLHEQLRSDVFDLCEQFPVPAARLADA, from the coding sequence ATGAATCTAATCGAGCAAGAAGACCCTCAAGTCTGGGTCGCCATCGAAGATGAGATCGATCGTCAGCAGGACGGCCTCGAGATGATCGCCAGCGAGAATTACACCAGCCCCGCTATCATGCAGGCCGCCGGCAGCGTGCTGACCAATAAATATGCCGAGGGCTATCCGGGGCGGAGGTATTACGGGGGCTGCGAGCATGTCGATGTCGTCGAGAATCTGGCCCGCGATCGCGCGAAGCAGCTCTTCGGCGCCGAGCACGTCAACGTGCAGCCCCATTCCGGCAGCCAGGCCAACATGGCCGTTTACATGACGGCCGTACAGCCGGGCGATACGGTGCTGGGCCTCGACTTGGCCCACGGTGGCCATCTCACGCACGGGATGAAGCTCAATGTTTCCGGCATCCTTTACCATTTTGTCAGCTATGGTGTGACCCGCGACACCCACCGGATCGATTTCGATCAGGTCGCCCGACTAGCGCGCGAGCACAAGCCGAAGCTGATCGTCGCCGGGGCGAGCGCTTATCCGCGCGAGATTCCGCACGGCCGGTTCGCCGAGATTGCCCGCGAGATTGGTGCGAAACTGTTCGTCGATATGGCCCATTACGCCGGACTCGTGGCGGCCGGGCTGCACGACAATCCCGTGCCGGTCGCCGACTTCGTGACCACCACGACTCATAAGACGCTCCGCGGCCCGCGGGGCGGGATGGCGATGTGCAAGACCGATTCCGCGAAGGACCTCGATCGCAGCGTTTTCCCCGGCATTCAAGGCGGGCCGCTAATGCACATCGTGGCCGCCAAGGCGATCTGTTTCGGCGAGGCGCTCAAGCCGGAGTTTCGCGAATACGCTCGCCGCGTAATCGACAATGCGCGCGTGCTGGCTGAGACGCTTGCGTCGGGCGGGCTGCGCCTGATGAGCGGCGGGACCGACAACCATCTGATGCTCGTCGATGTGACCCCGCTGGGGATTGCCGGCAAACTGGCCGAGGAAACGCTTGGCCATTGCGGGATCACCGTCAACAAGAACATGATCCCCTATGACGAGCGCAAGCCGCTCGACCCTTCCGGCATCCGTATCGGCACCCCAGCCCTGACGACACGCGGCATGGGCGCCGGTGAAATGCGCACGATCGGCGGTTGGATCCTCAAAGCCCTGAAGTCGCCGAGCGACAAGCATCTGCATGAGCAACTCCGCAGCGACGTTTTCGACCTTTGCGAGCAATTCCCCGTTCCGGCGGCGCGGCTCGCCGACGCGTAA
- the tpx gene encoding thiol peroxidase, which yields MSRSGAVTFKGAPMTLVGEAVKVGQPAPDFTVFYFEGGLKPIKLSDLKGKPSFISVVPSLDTGVCATQTKKFNQELTALGDRVNALTVSLDLPFAQNRFCGAEAIKSMRVGSDYQDRNFGKNWGMLIDELKLLARGVFVLDKDGKVAYSELVKEVTTEPNYDAALAALKKLL from the coding sequence ATGTCACGCTCGGGTGCCGTTACATTTAAGGGAGCGCCGATGACGCTGGTGGGAGAGGCCGTCAAGGTCGGCCAACCCGCCCCCGATTTCACCGTCTTCTATTTCGAAGGGGGCCTGAAACCGATCAAGCTGAGCGACCTCAAGGGGAAGCCGTCGTTCATCAGCGTCGTCCCGTCGCTCGACACGGGCGTGTGCGCAACTCAGACGAAGAAATTCAACCAAGAATTGACGGCGCTGGGCGACCGCGTGAATGCCTTGACCGTGAGCCTCGACCTACCGTTCGCCCAGAATCGGTTCTGCGGGGCGGAAGCGATCAAGTCGATGCGCGTCGGCAGCGATTATCAGGACCGCAACTTCGGCAAGAATTGGGGGATGCTCATCGACGAATTGAAGCTCTTGGCTCGCGGCGTGTTCGTCCTCGACAAGGACGGCAAGGTGGCGTATTCGGAATTGGTCAAAGAAGTGACCACTGAGCCGAACTATGATGCGGCACTAGCGGCGCTGAAGAAGCTGTTGTGA
- a CDS encoding TVP38/TMEM64 family protein, whose translation MELQVLHAGASLIEQSSSRIDFRWRGWGKPIAFLGAAVVILLLSIRYHQYLTPAALAGDVERLHGWQEAHPIALPLLLAATFIVSTGLSIPAVITLSVLSGWLLGTWEGLLITSFASTAGATVAFLISRYLLRDAIARQWPEIVARADEMVERDGAFYLLSLRLVHVIPSWLINLVVGCTRVRAAIFWWTTQLGMLPSTAFYVYAGAHLKSLAQIKEQGVCSIATPQVIGAFVVLAILPLAARKAIQRFSRPQ comes from the coding sequence ATGGAGTTGCAGGTCCTTCACGCCGGTGCTAGCTTGATTGAGCAGTCGTCGAGTCGTATCGATTTCCGTTGGCGTGGCTGGGGAAAGCCGATCGCGTTCCTCGGTGCGGCCGTCGTCATCCTCCTCCTCTCCATTCGATACCACCAGTATCTAACCCCTGCTGCGCTGGCCGGCGACGTAGAACGACTGCACGGATGGCAGGAGGCGCATCCGATTGCGCTGCCGCTGTTGCTTGCCGCGACCTTCATCGTCAGCACCGGATTGTCGATCCCAGCGGTTATTACGCTCTCGGTATTGAGCGGCTGGCTCCTCGGCACCTGGGAAGGGCTTTTGATCACGAGCTTCGCCTCGACCGCTGGAGCGACCGTGGCTTTCCTCATCAGCCGCTATTTGCTCCGCGACGCGATCGCCAGGCAATGGCCGGAGATCGTCGCTCGGGCCGACGAGATGGTCGAGCGCGACGGGGCATTTTATCTCCTGTCGCTGCGGCTGGTCCATGTGATCCCCTCCTGGCTCATCAATCTGGTCGTGGGCTGCACAAGAGTCCGCGCCGCGATATTCTGGTGGACGACGCAACTGGGCATGCTCCCCTCGACCGCGTTCTACGTTTACGCCGGGGCCCACCTGAAGTCGCTCGCCCAGATCAAAGAGCAGGGCGTTTGCAGCATCGCCACGCCGCAGGTGATTGGCGCCTTCGTCGTGCTGGCGATCCTACCGCTGGCGGCGCGCAAGGCAATCCAACGCTTCAGTCGGCCGCAATGA